The following proteins are encoded in a genomic region of Bernardetia sp. MNP-M8:
- a CDS encoding ACP phosphodiesterase — translation MNFLAHFFLSNRIENIIIGNFLGDFVRGNKYKEYPNEIAKGIMLHRNIDTFTDKHPIILQTNKRLHADFGKYAPVITDIYYDHFLGLHFNKYKFENQSEIYNLTDFSTFIYQVLEKNYDILPSLAQQVFLKMKEQDWLTHYATLYGMEQSLNGLSHRAKYATNLYESYNFLKQNYSDIEKDFLLFFPDIMQFVHEKLNE, via the coding sequence ATGAATTTTTTAGCTCACTTTTTTCTATCTAATAGAATAGAAAACATAATCATAGGTAATTTTTTGGGTGATTTTGTGAGAGGAAATAAATATAAAGAATATCCTAATGAAATAGCAAAAGGAATTATGTTGCATCGCAATATTGATACTTTTACAGATAAGCATCCTATTATTTTACAAACCAATAAACGTTTGCATGCTGATTTTGGAAAATACGCACCTGTGATTACAGATATTTATTACGACCATTTTCTAGGATTACATTTCAATAAATATAAATTTGAAAATCAAAGTGAAATCTATAATTTAACGGATTTTTCAACGTTTATATATCAGGTTTTAGAGAAAAATTATGATATTTTACCATCTTTAGCACAGCAAGTGTTTTTGAAAATGAAAGAGCAAGATTGGCTCACACATTATGCAACTTTATATGGAATGGAGCAATCGCTCAATGGACTTTCCCACAGAGCAAAATATGCCACCAATTTATATGAGTCGTATAATTTTTTGAAACAGAATTATTCTGATATTGAAAAAGATTTTTTATTGTTTTTTCCAGATATTATGCAATTTGTTCATGAAAAATTAAATGAATAA
- the proC gene encoding pyrroline-5-carboxylate reductase has product MKILIVGAGNMGTTYAESFLLSHSITKDDLLILEKTPEKADFLREKGYSYVISAPDERVSKVQLIILAVKPQDTKVLFETLNSYILPSQTVLSIMAGVKIETLKKSLGTTKVIRAMPNLPSQIGMGMTGFTADESVTRDELFFVQNLLNTTGKSLYFSEEEKIDAVTAISGSGPAYVYFFMEAMIKEAQKMGFSHSEAELLVTQTFMGAVHLENRSNYSCEEWIKRVSSKGGTTEAALNIFSKQEVSYKIGQGLQAAQKRAKELGE; this is encoded by the coding sequence ATGAAAATTCTAATTGTGGGTGCTGGAAATATGGGAACAACGTATGCAGAGAGCTTTTTGCTTTCTCATTCCATTACAAAAGATGATTTATTGATTTTAGAAAAAACACCTGAAAAAGCTGACTTTTTGAGAGAAAAAGGCTACTCTTATGTTATTTCTGCTCCTGATGAACGAGTTTCAAAAGTTCAATTAATTATTTTAGCTGTAAAACCCCAAGACACAAAAGTATTATTTGAAACGCTCAATAGCTATATTTTGCCTTCTCAAACTGTTCTGTCTATTATGGCAGGGGTTAAGATTGAAACTTTAAAAAAGAGTTTGGGAACTACAAAAGTTATTCGTGCTATGCCAAACCTTCCTTCTCAAATTGGAATGGGAATGACAGGTTTTACAGCTGACGAATCGGTTACTAGAGATGAATTATTTTTTGTTCAAAACCTTCTTAATACAACAGGAAAATCGCTTTATTTTTCAGAAGAAGAAAAAATAGATGCTGTAACAGCAATCTCAGGAAGTGGTCCTGCGTATGTTTACTTTTTTATGGAAGCCATGATAAAAGAAGCTCAAAAAATGGGTTTTTCACATTCTGAAGCCGAACTATTGGTTACACAAACATTTATGGGAGCTGTTCATCTAGAAAACCGAAGTAATTATTCGTGTGAAGAATGGATAAAACGAGTTTCTTCAAAAGGAGGAACAACAGAAGCTGCGCTAAATATTTTTTCTAAACAAGAAGTATCCTATAAGATAGGACAAGGATTGCAAGCAGCACAGAAAAGAGCAAAAGAATTGGGAGAATAA